The following are from one region of the Novosphingobium humi genome:
- the carB gene encoding carbamoyl-phosphate synthase large subunit, producing MPKRTDISSILVIGAGPIIIGQACEFDYSGTQAIKALKEEGYRVILVNSNPATIMTDPEMADATYIEPITPAMVAKIIEKERPDAVLPTMGGQTALNTALALFEDGTLEKYGVQMIGADADAIDKAEDRQRFREAMDKIGLESARSGVAHTVEEAFAVLERTGLPSIIRPSFTLGGTGGGIAYNKAEFEKIVKSGLEASPTTEVLIEESLLGWKEYEMEVVRDKNDNSIIICSIENIDPMGVHTGDSITVAPALTLTDKEYQIMRTASLNVLREIGVETGGSNVQFAVNPKDGRLIVIEMNPRVSRSSALASKATGFPIARVAAKLAVGYTLDELTNEITGATPASFEPSIDYVVTKIPRFAFEKFKGSEPILSTAMKSVGEVMAIGRNIKESMQKALRGLETGLDGFNRVDELVGASRDEITAALSRATPDRLLVVAQAFREGFSAADINRITHYDPWFLAHIEEIIAAEAEVAKNGLPNDAEGLRRLKAMGFSDKRLAKLAVQSATLAGSANMARSGLLHDVVEAMVGATSEAEVRALRHRLGVRPVFKRIDSCAAEFEAITPYMYSTYEAPMFGAAENEAAPSDRKKIVILGGGPNRIGQGIEFDYCCCHACFALDEVGYETIMVNCNPETVSTDYDTSDRLYFEPLTAEDVLEILTVEQSKGELVGVIVQFGGQTPLKLAQALEDAGIPILGTSPDAIDLAEDRERFAALVEQLDLKQPANGIARSRDEAVAVANRIGYPVLMRPSYVLGGRAMEIVDSVAQLDDYIATAVQVSGDSPVLIDQYLRDAIECDVDALCDGEKVVVAGVMQHIEEAGIHSGDSACTLPPYSLSAEIIAEMERQAEALALALGVKGLMNIQFAVKDGEVYLIEVNPRASRTVPFVAKAIGQPVAKIAARVMAGEKLDTFPPFRRDLPYMAVKEAVFPFARFPGVDPVLSPEMKSTGEVMGLDKDFATAFAKSQLGAGVKLPQEGVVFISVKDTDKAVVLPAARKLVDLGFKLIATGGTQKFLAEAGVAVELVNKVAEGRPHIVDRIIDGGVALVFNTTEGWQSLKDSQSIRQAALGNKVPYFTTAAGSVAAVEAIGALRSASLEVCPLQAYYS from the coding sequence ATGCCTAAGCGGACAGACATCTCCTCGATCCTCGTCATTGGCGCGGGGCCCATCATCATCGGTCAGGCCTGCGAGTTTGACTATTCCGGCACGCAGGCGATCAAGGCGCTGAAGGAAGAAGGTTACCGGGTCATCCTGGTCAACTCGAACCCGGCGACGATCATGACCGACCCGGAAATGGCCGATGCGACCTATATCGAGCCGATCACCCCGGCCATGGTCGCCAAGATCATCGAAAAGGAGCGCCCCGATGCGGTGCTTCCCACGATGGGCGGCCAGACCGCTTTGAACACCGCGCTGGCGCTGTTTGAAGACGGTACGCTGGAAAAGTACGGCGTCCAGATGATCGGCGCCGACGCCGACGCCATCGACAAGGCCGAAGATCGCCAGCGGTTCCGCGAGGCGATGGACAAGATCGGTCTGGAATCGGCGCGCAGCGGCGTGGCCCATACGGTAGAGGAAGCCTTTGCCGTGCTGGAACGCACCGGCCTTCCCTCGATCATCCGCCCCTCCTTTACGCTGGGCGGCACGGGCGGCGGCATTGCCTATAACAAGGCCGAGTTCGAAAAGATCGTGAAGAGCGGTCTGGAAGCCAGCCCCACCACCGAAGTGCTGATCGAAGAATCGCTCCTCGGTTGGAAGGAGTATGAGATGGAGGTCGTTCGGGACAAGAACGACAATTCTATCATCATCTGCTCGATCGAGAATATCGATCCGATGGGCGTCCACACGGGCGATTCGATCACGGTCGCGCCCGCGCTGACGCTGACGGACAAAGAATATCAGATCATGCGTACCGCGTCCCTGAACGTGCTGCGCGAGATCGGCGTGGAAACGGGCGGGTCGAACGTGCAGTTCGCGGTCAATCCCAAGGATGGCCGTCTGATCGTGATCGAAATGAACCCGCGCGTGTCGCGTTCGTCGGCTTTGGCGTCCAAGGCCACCGGCTTCCCCATCGCGCGCGTCGCGGCCAAGCTAGCTGTGGGTTATACGCTGGACGAGCTGACCAACGAGATCACGGGCGCCACGCCCGCCTCGTTCGAGCCCAGCATCGACTATGTCGTCACCAAGATCCCGCGCTTTGCCTTTGAAAAGTTCAAGGGCTCCGAGCCGATCCTGTCCACCGCGATGAAGAGCGTGGGCGAGGTGATGGCCATCGGGCGCAACATCAAGGAATCGATGCAGAAGGCGCTGCGTGGTCTGGAAACGGGCCTCGACGGTTTCAACCGCGTCGATGAACTGGTGGGCGCAAGCCGTGATGAGATCACCGCGGCCCTCTCGCGCGCCACGCCCGACCGCCTGCTGGTGGTGGCGCAGGCCTTCCGTGAAGGTTTCTCCGCCGCCGACATCAACCGGATCACCCATTACGATCCGTGGTTCCTGGCCCATATCGAGGAAATCATTGCGGCCGAGGCCGAGGTGGCCAAGAATGGCCTGCCCAATGATGCCGAGGGTCTGCGCCGTCTGAAGGCGATGGGCTTCTCGGACAAGCGTCTGGCCAAGCTGGCGGTGCAGTCCGCAACGCTTGCGGGCAGCGCCAATATGGCGCGTTCGGGCCTGTTGCATGATGTGGTCGAAGCGATGGTGGGCGCCACCAGCGAGGCCGAAGTGCGCGCTCTGCGCCACCGTCTGGGCGTGCGCCCGGTGTTCAAGCGCATCGACAGCTGCGCGGCCGAGTTCGAGGCGATCACGCCTTATATGTACTCGACCTATGAAGCGCCGATGTTTGGCGCGGCCGAGAACGAGGCCGCGCCCAGCGACCGCAAGAAGATCGTGATCCTTGGCGGCGGCCCGAACCGTATCGGTCAGGGCATCGAGTTCGACTATTGCTGCTGCCATGCCTGTTTCGCGCTGGACGAGGTGGGCTATGAAACCATCATGGTCAACTGCAACCCGGAAACGGTTTCGACCGACTATGACACTTCGGACCGCCTCTATTTCGAGCCGCTGACGGCCGAGGACGTGCTGGAAATCCTTACGGTTGAACAGTCGAAGGGCGAACTGGTCGGCGTGATCGTGCAGTTTGGCGGGCAGACCCCGCTCAAACTGGCGCAGGCGCTGGAAGACGCGGGCATCCCCATTCTGGGCACCAGCCCGGATGCCATCGACCTTGCCGAAGACCGCGAGCGTTTCGCCGCTCTGGTTGAGCAGCTCGACCTCAAGCAGCCGGCCAATGGCATTGCGCGCAGCCGTGACGAAGCCGTGGCGGTGGCCAATCGCATCGGTTATCCGGTGCTGATGCGTCCCAGCTACGTGCTGGGTGGCCGCGCGATGGAAATCGTCGACAGCGTGGCGCAGCTTGATGACTATATCGCCACGGCGGTGCAGGTGTCGGGCGACTCGCCGGTGCTGATCGACCAGTATCTGCGCGATGCGATCGAATGCGATGTCGATGCGCTGTGCGATGGCGAAAAGGTCGTCGTGGCGGGCGTGATGCAGCATATCGAAGAGGCCGGCATCCACTCGGGCGACAGCGCCTGCACCCTGCCGCCTTACAGCCTTTCGGCCGAGATCATCGCCGAGATGGAGCGTCAGGCCGAAGCGCTGGCGCTGGCGCTGGGCGTCAAGGGGCTGATGAACATCCAGTTCGCGGTCAAGGATGGCGAGGTTTACCTCATCGAGGTCAATCCCCGCGCCTCGCGCACGGTGCCTTTCGTGGCCAAGGCCATCGGTCAGCCGGTGGCCAAGATCGCCGCGCGCGTGATGGCGGGCGAAAAGCTGGACACGTTCCCGCCGTTCCGCCGCGATCTGCCCTATATGGCGGTCAAGGAAGCGGTGTTCCCGTTTGCCCGTTTCCCCGGCGTTGACCCTGTGCTTTCGCCCGAAATGAAGTCCACCGGCGAGGTCATGGGCCTCGACAAGGACTTTGCCACGGCCTTTGCCAAGAGCCAGTTGGGCGCGGGCGTCAAGCTGCCTCAGGAAGGCGTGGTGTTCATTTCGGTCAAGGACACCGACAAGGCGGTCGTGCTGCCCGCCGCGCGCAAGCTGGTCGATCTGGGCTTCAAGCTGATCGCCACGGGCGGGACGCAAAAGTTCCTGGCCGAGGCGGGCGTTGCGGTCGAACTGGTCAACAAGGTGGCCGAAGGGCGCCCGCATATCGTGGACCGGATCATCGATGGCGGCGTGGCTCTGGTGTTCAACACCACCGAGGGTTGGCAGAGCCTGAAGGACTCGCAGAGCATCCGTCAGGCAGCGCTGGGCAACAAGGTGCCTTACTTCACCACAGCGGCGGGCAGCGTCGCGGCTGTGGAAGCGATTGGCGCCTTGCGTTCGGCCAGTCTTGAAGTGTGCCCGTTGCAGGCCTATTATAGCTGA
- the greA gene encoding transcription elongation factor GreA, with protein MASIEKLPMLAIGYEKLTAELKALREERPRIVDAIEEARAHGDLSENAEYHAAKERQGQVEATIADLEDKISRAQIIDPTSLSGDRIIFGATVTLLDDDDKPVRYQIVGPYEADAKLGRISYVSPLGRALIGKKVDDEIEVRVPAGERFYVVEKIEFI; from the coding sequence ATGGCAAGTATCGAAAAGCTGCCGATGCTGGCGATTGGCTATGAAAAGCTGACGGCCGAGCTGAAGGCGCTGCGGGAAGAGCGCCCCCGGATCGTTGATGCGATCGAGGAAGCGCGCGCGCATGGCGACCTTTCCGAAAATGCGGAATATCACGCCGCCAAGGAGCGTCAGGGGCAGGTTGAGGCCACGATCGCCGATCTTGAGGACAAGATCAGCCGGGCCCAGATCATCGACCCCACCTCGCTTTCGGGCGATCGGATCATTTTTGGCGCCACCGTCACTTTGCTGGACGATGACGACAAGCCGGTGCGTTATCAGATCGTTGGCCCCTATGAGGCGGACGCGAAACTGGGCCGGATCAGCTATGTCTCACCGTTGGGCCGGGCGCTGATCGGCAAGAAGGTGGATGACGAGATCGAAGTGCGCGTGCCTGCGGGCGAACGCTTCTATGTCGTGGAAAAGATCGAGTTCATCTGA
- a CDS encoding DUF4170 domain-containing protein, translating into MSQLLHLVIGGRVRDPQGLDFVDLNALDYVGVFPDYASAVEAWRGAAQRSVDDAEMKYVVVHLHKLLEPGHEH; encoded by the coding sequence ATGTCCCAACTTCTCCACCTCGTCATCGGCGGTCGTGTGCGTGACCCGCAGGGCCTCGATTTCGTGGACCTCAACGCGCTCGATTATGTCGGCGTGTTTCCCGATTACGCTTCGGCCGTGGAAGCATGGCGGGGTGCCGCCCAGCGCAGCGTTGACGATGCCGAGATGAAGTATGTCGTCGTCCATCTGCACAAGCTGCTGGAACCCGGCCACGAGCATTGA
- a CDS encoding phage holin family protein: MPKHRQDSSDIDEPSLEEDFRGLFTSTRAAFDSEIEYQKARAGMAVRLVLRIAGLTALALALVFFLLMAIIIGSLLGLTTLVGPWGAMGIVVAVLLLVTLWSVVKVKRAVGRLTALFSPSEPDA; encoded by the coding sequence ATGCCCAAGCATCGGCAAGACAGCAGCGACATCGACGAGCCCAGTCTCGAAGAGGATTTTCGCGGGCTTTTCACATCGACCCGCGCCGCATTCGACAGCGAGATCGAATATCAAAAGGCCCGCGCAGGCATGGCGGTGAGGCTCGTCCTGCGCATTGCGGGGCTGACGGCGCTGGCGCTTGCGCTGGTGTTTTTCCTGCTGATGGCGATCATCATAGGCTCTCTGCTGGGTCTGACGACGCTGGTGGGGCCGTGGGGCGCGATGGGCATCGTGGTGGCGGTGCTGCTACTCGTCACGTTGTGGAGCGTTGTGAAGGTCAAGCGGGCCGTCGGCAGGCTGACCGCCCTGTTTTCTCCTTCGGAGCCGGATGCATGA
- the eno gene encoding phosphopyruvate hydratase produces MTAIIDIHAREILDSRGNPTVEVDVLLEDGSFGRAAVPSGASTGAHEAVELRDGDKSRYLGKGVTKAVEAVNSEIHEALVGVDAEDQRDIDLAMIELDGTPNKARIGANAILGVSLATAKAAADARGLPLYSYVGGVSAHVLPVPMMNIINGGEHADNPIDFQEFMIMPVGADSIAEAVRWGAEIFHTLKKGLHEKGLATAVGDEGGFAPNIASTRAALDFVSTSIEKAGFKLGSDILLALDCASTEFFKNGKYEISGEGLSLSPVEFAEYLAKLSADYPIISIEDGMSEDDFEGWAALTNLIGDKVQLVGDDLFVTNPKRLAMGIDQGLANSLLVKVNQIGTLTETLEAVSMAQRAGYTAVMSHRSGETEDATIADLAVATNCGQIKTGSLARSDRLAKYNQLIRIEEQLGVAALYAGKSAFGRLKV; encoded by the coding sequence ATGACCGCGATTATCGACATCCACGCTCGCGAAATTCTGGACAGCCGTGGCAATCCCACGGTCGAAGTCGATGTGCTGCTCGAAGATGGCAGCTTTGGCCGCGCCGCCGTGCCCTCGGGCGCCAGCACCGGCGCGCATGAGGCGGTTGAACTGCGCGATGGCGACAAGAGCCGCTATCTGGGCAAGGGCGTCACCAAGGCTGTGGAAGCGGTGAATTCCGAGATCCACGAAGCGCTGGTCGGCGTCGATGCCGAAGATCAACGCGACATCGACCTTGCCATGATCGAACTGGACGGCACGCCCAACAAGGCGCGCATCGGCGCCAACGCCATTCTGGGCGTCTCGCTGGCCACCGCCAAGGCGGCCGCTGACGCGCGCGGCCTGCCGCTCTATTCCTATGTCGGCGGCGTTTCGGCCCATGTTCTGCCCGTGCCGATGATGAACATCATCAACGGCGGCGAACATGCCGACAACCCGATCGACTTCCAGGAATTCATGATCATGCCGGTCGGCGCGGATTCGATTGCCGAAGCCGTGCGCTGGGGTGCGGAAATCTTCCACACGCTGAAAAAGGGCCTGCACGAAAAGGGTCTGGCCACGGCCGTGGGTGACGAAGGCGGCTTTGCCCCCAACATCGCCAGCACGCGCGCCGCGCTCGATTTCGTGTCGACCTCGATCGAAAAGGCCGGTTTCAAGCTGGGCAGCGATATCCTGCTTGCGCTCGACTGCGCTTCGACCGAATTCTTCAAGAACGGCAAGTATGAAATCAGCGGCGAGGGCCTGTCGCTCTCGCCGGTCGAATTCGCCGAATATCTGGCCAAGCTCTCGGCCGACTATCCGATCATCTCGATCGAGGACGGCATGAGCGAAGACGATTTCGAAGGCTGGGCTGCGCTCACCAATCTGATCGGCGACAAGGTGCAGTTGGTGGGTGACGACCTGTTCGTGACCAACCCGAAGCGTCTGGCCATGGGCATCGATCAGGGTCTGGCCAACTCGCTGCTGGTCAAGGTCAACCAGATCGGCACGCTGACCGAGACGCTCGAAGCCGTGTCGATGGCCCAGCGCGCCGGTTACACCGCCGTGATGAGCCACCGTTCGGGCGAAACCGAGGACGCGACCATCGCCGACCTCGCGGTTGCGACCAACTGCGGCCAGATCAAGACCGGCTCGCTGGCCCGTTCGGACCGGTTGGCCAAGTACAACCAACTGATCCGCATCGAGGAACAACTGGGCGTTGCCGCGCTTTATGCCGGCAAGAGCGCCTTTGGCCGCCTGAAGGTCTAA
- a CDS encoding MarR family winged helix-turn-helix transcriptional regulator, producing the protein MNWTDRNPAALASAAPQIWKEPEGTQPVNQRLRTLAQSLLNAAIELEKAPPAAPVDDGGAGIGARPKSDPAEQAQQLYRERRRRIEAFGDDTLFGEPAWDILLDLFVAGERGKRVAVTSACIGSGVPSTTALRWLNVLEVRGMVEREDDNHDARRSFVRLTAKARAMMLEYFASL; encoded by the coding sequence ATGAACTGGACCGACAGAAATCCTGCCGCGCTGGCCAGCGCGGCGCCTCAGATCTGGAAAGAGCCCGAGGGCACCCAGCCCGTCAATCAACGCCTGCGTACGCTGGCGCAATCGCTGCTCAATGCCGCCATCGAACTGGAAAAGGCACCGCCTGCGGCGCCGGTTGACGATGGCGGGGCCGGTATCGGGGCAAGGCCCAAATCAGACCCGGCCGAACAGGCCCAACAACTCTATCGCGAACGCCGCCGCCGGATCGAGGCGTTCGGCGACGACACGCTGTTTGGAGAGCCCGCGTGGGACATCCTGCTCGACCTGTTCGTGGCCGGAGAGCGCGGCAAGCGTGTGGCCGTGACCAGCGCCTGCATCGGCTCGGGCGTGCCCAGCACGACGGCGCTGCGCTGGCTCAATGTGCTGGAGGTGCGCGGCATGGTCGAGCGCGAGGATGACAATCACGACGCGCGGCGGTCCTTTGTGCGCCTGACCGCCAAGGCGCGGGCGATGATGCTCGAATATTTCGCCAGCCTCTGA
- a CDS encoding M13 family metallopeptidase: MPKIADFRRALALGLCPLALAAPMMAQGAGAPKAASVGLNTSGMDRSIRPGDDFYLFANGIWERETAIPADRASVGGFYIADQSTEKRITALVAQVVAGHPKPGTDAALIRDYYRAYLNTGAINAAGMAPIKADLAKFAAIANKADLSRMLGAQVRADVDPLNATDFQTENLFGLFITQSLNGTAVMPYVLQGGLGLPEREYYRSADPKMADIRTKYRAYIATIMTDAGLAATPAEAEARAGRIYDLEAKIADAHESREQSEDFQHANAEWTRADFAAKAPGIDWEAFFNAAGLPHQDRFAAFHDQSIPRIAALVASEPLDVWKDWLAFHQVNQYASVLPTKIDDDRFAFYGEALQGVKVQRSRERRAIAALNGALGDALGRLYVAKYFPAADKARIQGMVAGIKDAFAVRIARLDWMAPATKQEAIAKVRGIVVGVGYPDTWKDYSALKLSPDNAYANAKAAGLNEYHLQLAKIGKPLDRGEWWMNAQLVNAVNLPVQNALNFPAAILQKPFYDPAADAAFNYGAIGAVIGHEISHSFDNNGAAFDASGRLRDWWTPADMARFKQAGKALADQFSAYEPFPGLHVQGELTLGENIADVAGLAAALDAYHASLKGKPAPVINGMTGDQRFFLAFAQSWATKVREAALRAQIATDGHAPGQYRALTVRNVDDWYKAFNVKPGDKLYLPPASRVKVW; this comes from the coding sequence ATGCCCAAGATTGCAGATTTCCGCCGGGCGCTGGCGCTTGGCCTTTGCCCTTTGGCGTTGGCCGCACCGATGATGGCCCAAGGTGCGGGGGCGCCCAAGGCGGCCTCGGTGGGGTTGAATACATCCGGAATGGATCGTTCTATCCGCCCCGGAGATGATTTTTACCTCTTCGCCAATGGCATCTGGGAGCGCGAAACCGCGATTCCGGCCGATCGCGCCTCGGTCGGCGGCTTTTATATCGCCGATCAATCGACCGAAAAGCGAATCACCGCGCTGGTCGCACAGGTCGTCGCGGGCCATCCCAAGCCCGGCACCGACGCCGCGCTGATCCGGGATTACTATCGCGCCTATCTCAACACCGGGGCGATCAACGCGGCGGGCATGGCTCCGATCAAGGCCGATCTGGCCAAGTTTGCTGCGATTGCGAACAAGGCTGACCTGTCCCGCATGCTGGGCGCGCAGGTCCGCGCAGACGTAGATCCCCTTAATGCCACCGATTTTCAGACCGAGAACCTCTTCGGCCTGTTCATCACCCAATCCCTTAATGGTACAGCGGTGATGCCCTATGTATTGCAGGGGGGGCTTGGCCTGCCGGAGCGCGAATATTACCGTTCGGCCGATCCCAAGATGGCCGATATTCGCACCAAATACCGCGCCTATATCGCCACGATCATGACCGATGCCGGTTTGGCCGCCACGCCCGCCGAGGCCGAGGCCCGCGCGGGCAGGATCTACGATCTTGAAGCCAAGATTGCCGATGCCCACGAAAGCCGCGAGCAGAGTGAGGATTTCCAGCACGCCAATGCCGAATGGACCCGCGCCGATTTCGCCGCCAAGGCGCCCGGCATTGACTGGGAAGCGTTCTTCAACGCCGCAGGCCTGCCCCATCAGGACCGCTTTGCCGCGTTTCATGACCAGTCGATCCCGCGCATCGCCGCGCTGGTCGCTTCCGAGCCGTTGGATGTGTGGAAAGACTGGCTGGCCTTTCATCAGGTCAACCAATATGCCTCGGTCCTGCCCACCAAGATCGACGATGACCGCTTTGCTTTCTACGGCGAGGCTCTGCAGGGCGTAAAGGTTCAGCGCAGCCGCGAGCGCCGGGCGATTGCCGCGCTGAACGGTGCGCTGGGCGATGCGCTGGGGCGGCTCTATGTCGCAAAATATTTCCCCGCCGCCGACAAGGCCCGCATTCAGGGCATGGTCGCGGGCATCAAGGATGCCTTTGCCGTCCGCATTGCGCGGCTCGACTGGATGGCGCCCGCCACCAAGCAGGAGGCCATCGCCAAGGTGCGCGGCATTGTTGTGGGCGTGGGCTATCCCGACACGTGGAAGGATTATTCGGCGCTGAAACTCAGCCCTGACAATGCCTATGCCAATGCCAAGGCGGCGGGCCTCAATGAATATCATCTGCAACTGGCCAAGATCGGCAAGCCGCTGGACCGGGGCGAATGGTGGATGAATGCGCAACTGGTCAATGCGGTCAATCTGCCGGTGCAGAACGCGCTGAATTTCCCCGCCGCGATCCTGCAAAAGCCGTTCTATGATCCGGCGGCGGATGCGGCGTTCAACTATGGCGCGATCGGCGCGGTGATCGGCCATGAGATCAGCCACAGCTTTGACAACAACGGCGCGGCTTTCGATGCTTCGGGCCGTCTGCGCGACTGGTGGACGCCCGCCGACATGGCGCGCTTCAAACAGGCGGGCAAGGCGCTGGCCGATCAGTTCAGCGCCTATGAGCCATTTCCCGGTCTGCATGTTCAGGGCGAACTGACGCTGGGCGAGAATATTGCCGATGTGGCGGGGCTGGCTGCCGCGCTTGATGCCTATCACGCCTCGCTCAAGGGCAAGCCCGCGCCTGTCATCAACGGGATGACCGGGGATCAGCGCTTCTTCCTCGCCTTTGCGCAAAGCTGGGCGACCAAGGTGCGCGAGGCCGCCCTGCGCGCCCAGATCGCCACCGATGGCCATGCGCCGGGCCAGTATCGCGCGCTGACGGTGCGCAATGTCGATGACTGGTACAAGGCGTTCAATGTGAAGCCGGGCGACAAGCTCTATCTGCCGCCGGCAAGCCGCGTGAAGGTCTGGTAA
- the ribH gene encoding 6,7-dimethyl-8-ribityllumazine synthase, translating to MAKFLIVEARFYDHLNDMLVEGARAALKAAGHKVDVLTVPGALEIPGAISLAEASGEYEGYVAIGVVIRGETYHFEIVAGESARGIMALTMDGIAIGNGILTVENEAQAIVRADPKQKDKGGEAAKAALALLALKEKFGA from the coding sequence ATGGCCAAGTTTCTGATTGTCGAAGCCCGCTTCTATGACCACCTCAACGACATGCTGGTCGAAGGCGCGCGGGCCGCGTTAAAGGCGGCGGGGCATAAGGTCGATGTGCTGACCGTGCCGGGCGCGCTGGAAATTCCGGGCGCCATCTCGCTGGCCGAGGCATCGGGCGAATATGAGGGCTATGTCGCCATCGGCGTGGTGATCCGGGGTGAAACCTATCACTTCGAAATCGTGGCGGGCGAAAGCGCGCGCGGGATCATGGCGCTGACCATGGACGGCATTGCCATCGGCAACGGCATCCTGACGGTGGAGAACGAGGCGCAGGCCATCGTGCGCGCCGACCCCAAGCAGAAGGACAAGGGCGGCGAAGCGGCCAAGGCGGCCCTGGCCCTGCTGGCGCTGAAGGAAAAGTTCGGCGCGTAA
- the ribB gene encoding 3,4-dihydroxy-2-butanone-4-phosphate synthase, which produces MTQNIIDRVRRLVNEGGMTRAGLARAAGLHANTLRDVNEPEWNPTAETLGKLERFLDESDDTPVLVSIEEIIEEARNGRMYILVDDEDRENEGDLIIPAQMATPAAINFMATYGRGLVCLALSHERVDQLGLEPMSRRNGTPLGTAFTVSIEAKEGISTGISAADRARTVSVAIDGSKGPADIVSPGHVFPLRARPGGVLVRAGHTEAAVDISRLAGLNPSGVICEIMREDGTMARLDDLVTFARQHSIKIATIRDLIAYRRKHDRMVSLKSETSFKSRFGGEWQARAYANKATGEENLVLLKGRIDPSKPTLVRMHSTSMFSDLLGEDSPRANLLHRSMEIIGEEGAGVIVFVNRPHSEVSKSFEYRQLALDGNTKPLEELRDYGVGAQVLAELGIHELVLLTNTHHTLVALEGYGLTITEERRIA; this is translated from the coding sequence ATGACACAGAACATCATCGATCGCGTTCGCCGCCTCGTCAACGAAGGGGGCATGACCCGCGCCGGTCTGGCCCGCGCCGCAGGGCTTCATGCCAACACCCTGCGCGATGTCAACGAGCCGGAATGGAACCCCACCGCCGAAACGCTGGGCAAGCTCGAGCGTTTCCTTGATGAGAGCGACGACACCCCGGTGCTGGTCAGCATCGAGGAAATCATCGAGGAAGCCCGCAACGGGCGGATGTATATCCTTGTCGATGACGAAGACCGCGAAAACGAAGGCGATCTGATTATTCCGGCCCAGATGGCCACTCCTGCCGCGATCAATTTCATGGCCACCTATGGCCGCGGCCTTGTCTGCCTTGCCCTTTCGCATGAACGCGTGGACCAGCTTGGTCTGGAGCCGATGAGCCGCCGCAACGGCACCCCGCTGGGCACGGCCTTCACCGTCTCGATCGAGGCCAAAGAAGGCATCAGCACCGGCATTTCCGCCGCCGACCGCGCGCGCACCGTTTCGGTTGCCATCGACGGCAGCAAGGGCCCGGCCGACATCGTCAGCCCCGGCCATGTGTTCCCTCTGCGTGCGCGTCCGGGCGGCGTGCTGGTGCGTGCGGGCCATACCGAGGCGGCCGTGGACATTTCCCGCCTTGCCGGTCTCAACCCCTCTGGCGTGATCTGCGAGATCATGCGCGAGGATGGCACGATGGCCCGCCTTGATGATCTGGTCACCTTTGCCCGCCAGCATAGCATCAAGATCGCTACCATCCGCGACCTGATCGCCTATCGCCGCAAGCATGACCGCATGGTCAGCCTGAAGTCGGAAACCTCGTTCAAGAGCCGTTTCGGCGGCGAATGGCAGGCCCGCGCCTATGCCAACAAGGCGACCGGCGAGGAAAATCTCGTCCTGCTCAAAGGCCGCATCGACCCCAGCAAGCCTACGCTGGTGCGCATGCATTCCACCTCGATGTTCAGCGATCTGCTGGGCGAGGACAGCCCGCGCGCCAATCTGCTCCACCGCTCGATGGAAATCATCGGCGAGGAAGGCGCAGGCGTGATCGTTTTCGTCAACCGCCCGCATTCGGAAGTGTCCAAGTCCTTCGAATATCGCCAATTGGCGCTGGACGGCAACACCAAGCCGCTTGAGGAACTGCGCGATTACGGCGTGGGGGCGCAGGTTCTGGCCGAGCTGGGCATCCATGAGCTGGTGCTTTTGACCAATACGCATCATACGCTTGTCGCGCTGGAAGGTTATGGGCTGACCATCACCGAAGAACGCCGCATTGCTTGA